A section of the Oryza sativa Japonica Group chromosome 1, ASM3414082v1 genome encodes:
- the LOC112935997 gene encoding uncharacterized protein has product MGTMRRVVKEKRFWVASFLLVWAAALQGHMMWMQRQDAFKQKFPSNSNHDDDLAGADS; this is encoded by the exons ATGGGGACGATGAGGAGGGTGGTGAAGGAGAAGAGGTTCTGGgtcgcctccttcctcctcgtctgGGCTGCCGCGCTCCAG GGGCACATGATGTGGATGCAGCGCCAGGACGCCTTCAAGCAAAAGTTCCCCTCCAACTccaaccacgacgacgacctcgccggcgccgactcCTAG
- the LOC4324301 gene encoding protein SOSEKI 5: MANPSRHSRSGDGNGWASPERTMVWRTELKKKQMKQVVVGVVYYLCRQDGQLDHPHFVHVHVPSDSDSDHPRPRLHLRDFIARLSDLRGAAMPAAYSWSAKTTYRRNAGYVWQDLTADDLIPAPSTNHEEYVLKGSPLLHHNSNTPPQHRRCMTSFDLADYHRTTDPVPVPAAAQQSLIGIDEISPPPSSSSPDDTTTQLVTLKQKQQEEDGCTPQQQAATTPAGRMRTSAMLMKLISCGASSIKELQGQAQSQRCRATAWHNNKPDIMDHRDYFSGSLLDNNTTTHPIDLTLRRSSSCNAHRGQSSRLGVVDQDGVPRRQQLHAKSTAARMDSPETDQIRS; encoded by the exons ATGGCAAATCCTAGTCGTCATAGCAGGTCAGGTGATGGTAATGGTTGGGCTAGCCCCGAGCGGACGATGGTGTGGAGGacggagctcaagaagaagcAGATGAAGCAGGTTGTGGTGGGCGTGGTGTACTACCTGTGCCGGCAAGACGGGCAGCTGGATCACCCCCATTTCGTCCACGTCCACGTCccctccgactccgactccgatcATCCGCGGccgcgcctccacctccgcgacTTCATCGCCCGCCTCAGCGACCTCCGCGGCGCCGCCATGCCCGCCGCCTACTCCTGGTCCGCCAAGACCACCTACAGGAGGAACGCCGGCTACGTCTGGCAAGACCTCACCGCCGACGACCTCATCCCCGCGCCATCAACCAACCATGAGGAGTATGTCCTCAAGGGCTCCCCGCTGCTCCACCATAACTCCAATACGCCCCCGCAGCACAGGAGGTGCATGACATCCTTTGACCTCGCCGACTATCACCGCACCACCGACCCTGTCCCtgtcccggcggcggcgcagcagtcCTTAATTGGCATTGATGAGATATCACCTCCACCGTCTTCAAGCAGCCCCGACGACACCACCACCCAGCTTGTTACCCTGAAGCAGAAGCAACAGGAGGAGGATGGCTGCACGCCCCAGCAACAAGCGGCGACGACACCGGCAGGGCGGATGCGGACGTCGGCGATGCTGATGAAGCTCATCTCGTGCGGCGCCTCCTCCATCAAGGAGCTGCAGGGCCAAGCACAATCACAACGCTGCCGTGCTACTGCTTGGCATAACAACAAGCCGGACATCATGGACCACCGTGACTACTTCAGTGGAAGCTTGCTGGACAACAACACAACCACCCACCCTATCGACCTCACCCTCAGGAGATCATCCTCTTGCAATGCCCACAG GGGACAGAGTAGTAGGCTTGGCGTGGTGGATCAGGATGGCGTCCCGAGGAGGCAACAGCTGCACGCCAAAtcgacggcggcgcgcatgGACAGCCCGGAGacagatcagatcagatcataG